In bacterium, a single window of DNA contains:
- the rplN gene encoding 50S ribosomal protein L14, with protein sequence MIQMGTILEVADNSGARKIACIQLRGGSSGKEGGLGDVITASVKEATPEGTVKKGQVVRAVVVRTRRAHRRKDGTYIRFDNNSAVLINETGEPIGTRVFGPVARELREKRFMKIISLAPEVI encoded by the coding sequence ATGATCCAGATGGGAACCATCCTCGAGGTGGCAGACAACTCGGGGGCGCGCAAGATCGCCTGCATTCAGTTGCGCGGCGGCTCCTCGGGCAAGGAGGGCGGTCTCGGCGACGTGATCACCGCTTCGGTAAAGGAAGCGACGCCCGAAGGCACCGTTAAGAAGGGGCAGGTGGTCAGAGCGGTGGTGGTCAGAACCCGGCGCGCCCACCGGCGCAAGGACGGGACCTACATTCGCTTCGACAACAACTCGGCGGTGCTGATCAACGAGACCGGCGAGCCGATCGGTACGCGTGTATTTGGACCGGTGGCGCGGGAGCTGCGCGAAAAGCGGTTCATGAAGATCATTTCTCTGGCACCAGAGGTTATCTAG